A genomic stretch from Streptomyces venezuelae ATCC 10712 includes:
- a CDS encoding GntP family permease, with translation MNPATPPHTGGLLHLIPGTAGLLTVAALGIAVLLLLIIKVRLQPFVALLAVSIGVGLAAGLSVTELFGTVQKSAATSVIETGMGGILGHVAIIIGLGTMLGAILEVSGGAEVLSSRLLGLFGEKRAPLAMGLTGLIFGIPVFFDVGIFVLAPIVYAAAKRSGKSILLYCMPLLAGLSMTHAFLPPHPGPVAAAGLLHVSLGWVILMGALVGLPAVLAAWAYAGWIGRRLFVAVPQDMVEAAEEARAKVAAERSGGSEAPVALSTVLLIIGTPLVLILAATFSSIALDASTLRSVIEFFGSPFVALTIALLLAYWLLGIRRGWSRKSLEQVSTSSLKPVGNILLVVGAGGVFGAVLKVSGVAQALSDTFHDVGLPVIVLAYLISLVLRVAQGSATVAIVTTVGIVLPLVEGGGHSQAFLALVIMAISAGSIFASHVNDGGFWIVSKYFGISERDTLKSWTVLESVLSLAGFVVAALLSLFV, from the coding sequence ATGAACCCCGCCACGCCCCCGCACACCGGTGGACTGCTCCACCTCATACCCGGCACCGCGGGACTGCTGACCGTCGCCGCCCTCGGCATCGCCGTACTGCTCCTGCTGATCATCAAGGTGCGGCTCCAGCCCTTCGTCGCGCTGCTCGCCGTCTCCATCGGCGTCGGCCTCGCCGCCGGCCTCTCCGTCACCGAACTCTTCGGCACCGTCCAGAAGTCCGCCGCCACCTCCGTCATCGAGACCGGCATGGGCGGCATCCTCGGCCATGTCGCGATCATCATCGGCCTGGGCACCATGCTCGGCGCGATCCTCGAAGTGTCGGGCGGCGCCGAGGTGCTGAGCAGCCGTCTCCTCGGCCTCTTCGGCGAGAAGCGCGCCCCGCTCGCCATGGGCCTCACCGGCCTCATCTTCGGCATCCCGGTCTTCTTCGACGTCGGCATCTTCGTCCTCGCGCCGATCGTCTACGCGGCTGCCAAGCGGTCCGGAAAATCGATCCTGCTGTACTGCATGCCGCTGCTCGCGGGCCTCTCCATGACCCACGCCTTCCTGCCGCCGCACCCCGGCCCGGTCGCCGCCGCCGGCCTGCTGCACGTCTCGCTCGGCTGGGTCATCCTGATGGGCGCCCTCGTCGGCCTCCCCGCGGTGCTCGCCGCCTGGGCGTACGCCGGATGGATCGGGCGCCGGCTCTTCGTCGCCGTCCCGCAGGACATGGTCGAGGCCGCCGAGGAGGCCAGGGCCAAGGTCGCCGCCGAGCGGTCCGGCGGGTCAGAGGCGCCCGTGGCCCTCTCCACCGTGCTCCTCATCATCGGCACGCCGCTGGTCCTCATCCTCGCCGCGACCTTCTCCTCCATCGCCCTGGACGCGTCCACCCTCCGCTCCGTCATCGAGTTCTTCGGCAGCCCCTTCGTCGCCCTGACGATCGCGCTCCTGCTCGCGTACTGGCTGCTCGGCATCCGGCGCGGCTGGTCCCGCAAGTCCCTCGAGCAGGTGTCCACCTCCTCCCTCAAGCCGGTCGGCAACATCCTGCTCGTGGTCGGCGCGGGCGGCGTCTTCGGCGCGGTCCTCAAGGTGAGCGGCGTCGCCCAGGCGCTCTCCGACACCTTCCACGACGTCGGTCTCCCCGTCATCGTGCTCGCCTACCTCATCTCCCTGGTGCTGCGCGTCGCCCAGGGCTCGGCGACGGTCGCCATCGTCACCACGGTCGGCATCGTGCTGCCGCTGGTCGAGGGCGGCGGCCACTCGCAGGCCTTCCTGGCCCTCGTCATCATGGCGATCTCGGCCGGCTCGATCTTCGCCTCGCACGTGAACGACGGCGGGTTCTGGATCGTCTCCAAGTACTTCGGCATCAGCGAACGCGACACCCTGAAGTCCTGGACGGTCCTGGAGTCGGTGCTCTCCCTGGCCGGCTTCGTGGTGGCGGCCCTGCTGAGTCTGTTCGTCTGA
- a CDS encoding M14 family metallopeptidase — protein MRRPTRGRRSATLAALVALALAAPLSALTTPAGADPAPTAARIAAGAEEVIRQYEVAGPSTPAARTALTATGVSIDEVDARSVVVSANTEQLRTLKALGYKPVALPGPPDRGAEGGKTAGPLDFPSADAKYHNFAEMNAEIDQRLAAYPSIMSKRVIGKTYQGRDIVAIKISDNVATDENEPEVLFTHHQHAREHLTVEMALYLLRELGAGYGTDTRITNAVNGREIWIVPDLNPDGGEYDIASGSYRSWRKNRQPNSGSSYIGTDLNRNWDYKWGCCGGSSGSKSSETYRGTAPESAPEVKVVADFVRSRVVGGKQQITAAIDFHTYSELVLWPFGWTTANTAPGMTLDDRNAFAAVGGKMAASNGYTPEQSSDLYITDGSIDDYLWGSQRIFAYTFEMYPSSGGGGFYPPDEVIERETSRNRDAVLQLLENADCMYRSIGKQAQYCTA, from the coding sequence ATGCGACGTCCCACCCGCGGCAGAAGGTCCGCCACCCTCGCGGCCCTCGTGGCGCTCGCCCTCGCGGCGCCCCTCTCCGCACTCACGACACCCGCCGGGGCCGACCCGGCGCCGACCGCCGCCCGCATCGCCGCCGGCGCCGAGGAGGTGATCCGGCAGTACGAGGTCGCCGGACCCTCCACCCCGGCCGCCCGCACCGCGCTCACCGCCACCGGCGTCTCGATCGACGAGGTCGACGCCCGCTCGGTCGTGGTGAGCGCCAACACCGAACAGCTCAGGACCCTCAAGGCGCTCGGCTACAAGCCGGTCGCCCTGCCGGGACCGCCGGACCGCGGCGCCGAGGGCGGCAAGACCGCGGGCCCGCTCGACTTCCCCTCCGCCGACGCGAAGTACCACAACTTCGCCGAGATGAACGCGGAGATCGACCAGCGGCTCGCCGCCTACCCCTCGATCATGAGCAAGCGGGTCATCGGCAAGACGTACCAGGGCCGGGACATCGTCGCCATCAAGATCAGCGACAACGTCGCCACCGACGAGAACGAGCCCGAGGTCCTCTTCACCCACCACCAGCACGCCCGCGAGCACCTCACCGTCGAGATGGCGCTGTACCTGCTGCGCGAACTCGGCGCGGGCTACGGCACCGACACCCGGATCACCAACGCCGTGAACGGCCGCGAGATCTGGATCGTGCCGGACCTCAACCCGGACGGCGGCGAGTACGACATCGCCAGCGGCTCCTACCGCAGCTGGCGCAAGAACCGCCAGCCGAACTCCGGCTCCTCCTACATCGGCACGGACCTGAACCGGAACTGGGACTACAAGTGGGGCTGCTGCGGCGGCTCCTCCGGCTCCAAGAGCTCCGAGACCTACCGCGGCACGGCCCCCGAGTCCGCCCCCGAGGTCAAGGTCGTCGCCGACTTCGTCCGCTCCCGGGTGGTCGGCGGCAAGCAGCAGATCACCGCGGCCATCGACTTCCACACCTACAGCGAGCTGGTCCTCTGGCCCTTCGGCTGGACGACGGCCAACACCGCCCCCGGCATGACCCTGGACGACCGGAACGCCTTCGCGGCGGTCGGCGGCAAGATGGCGGCCAGCAACGGCTACACGCCCGAGCAGTCCAGCGACCTCTACATCACGGACGGCTCGATCGACGACTACCTGTGGGGCTCGCAGCGGATCTTCGCGTACACCTTCGAGATGTACCCGTCCTCCGGTGGCGGCGGCTTCTATCCGCCCGACGAGGTCATCGAGCGCGAGACGAGCCGCAACCGCGACGCCGTCCTGCAGCTCCTGGAGAACGCCGACTGCATGTACCGCTCGATCGGCAAGCAGGCCCAGTACTGCACGGCCTGA
- a CDS encoding serine/threonine-protein kinase, with protein MGTVYLARSRGGRAVAVKVARPELAADPSFRARFRAEVAAARQVGGFHTAQVVDADPDAEAPWLATAYIPGPTLSALVTADGPMDEARLRALGAALAEALEAIHACGLVHRDLKPGNIVMAPDGPRVLDFGIARALESTRLTATGSAFGTPGYLAPEQALGEEVTGAADVFALGAVLVAAAGGRPFGDGTPMGLMYRAVHEAPDLASVPEPLRELVGRCLAKDPADRPTPEQILDELGEGVRDPAGTVPPPTVVDAPATPRHPVPPGFGPPSPDSVPPGYVAPRDSVPLGHVAPPRRDSVPPGYMAPPLADSVPPGFAAPPPRDAVPAGFGPPVPALFVPPPPVAPPQPVPEFVAADNVYGIVVDGAGICLQLLDDEADFTWPEIGAVRYVRTRRGRWLRISVVLYDGTEYTCEIDGRRAARVDEWVRGLERVLARFLPA; from the coding sequence ATGGGCACCGTCTATCTGGCCCGATCGCGCGGCGGGCGCGCCGTCGCCGTCAAGGTGGCCCGGCCGGAACTCGCCGCCGATCCGTCCTTCCGCGCCCGCTTCCGGGCCGAGGTCGCCGCCGCCCGACAGGTCGGCGGCTTCCACACCGCGCAGGTCGTGGACGCCGACCCCGACGCCGAGGCGCCCTGGCTCGCCACCGCCTACATCCCCGGCCCCACCCTCTCCGCGCTCGTCACCGCCGACGGCCCGATGGACGAGGCGCGGCTGCGCGCGCTCGGCGCCGCGCTCGCCGAGGCCCTGGAGGCCATCCACGCGTGCGGTCTCGTCCACCGCGACCTCAAGCCCGGCAACATCGTCATGGCCCCCGACGGGCCCCGCGTCCTCGACTTCGGCATCGCCCGTGCGCTGGAGTCCACCCGGCTCACCGCCACCGGCTCCGCCTTCGGCACGCCCGGCTACCTCGCCCCCGAACAGGCCCTCGGCGAGGAGGTCACCGGCGCCGCCGACGTCTTCGCCCTCGGCGCGGTGCTCGTCGCCGCGGCGGGCGGCCGGCCCTTCGGGGACGGTACGCCGATGGGGCTCATGTACCGCGCGGTCCACGAGGCCCCCGACCTGGCCTCCGTACCGGAACCGCTGCGGGAACTGGTGGGCCGCTGCCTCGCCAAGGACCCGGCAGACCGGCCCACGCCGGAGCAGATCCTGGACGAGCTGGGCGAGGGGGTGCGGGACCCGGCGGGGACCGTACCGCCGCCGACGGTCGTCGACGCGCCCGCGACACCGCGGCACCCGGTCCCCCCGGGCTTCGGACCGCCTTCGCCGGATTCGGTTCCGCCGGGGTACGTGGCTCCGCGGGACTCGGTCCCGCTGGGGCACGTGGCTCCGCCGCGGCGGGATTCGGTTCCGCCGGGGTACATGGCCCCGCCGCTGGCCGATTCGGTGCCACCGGGGTTCGCCGCCCCGCCGCCGCGTGACGCGGTCCCGGCGGGGTTCGGGCCGCCCGTGCCGGCGCTCTTCGTGCCGCCGCCGCCCGTCGCGCCCCCGCAGCCCGTGCCGGAGTTCGTGGCCGCCGACAACGTGTACGGGATCGTCGTCGACGGCGCCGGGATATGCCTGCAACTCCTCGACGACGAGGCCGATTTCACCTGGCCCGAGATCGGAGCCGTACGGTACGTGCGGACCCGGCGGGGCCGGTGGCTGCGGATCAGCGTCGTCCTGTACGACGGCACCGAGTACACCTGCGAGATCGACGGCCGCCGGGCGGCGCGGGTCGACGAGTGGGTCCGCGGACTCGAACGGGTCCTGGCCCGCTTCCTGCCCGCCTGA
- a CDS encoding chitinase, translating into MHVDRTTTRPHGRRWLGGALALAVGSGLVLVGGAGTAQAADVNVAKNAGFENGLANWSCSAGSGAAVSSPVRTGAGALRATPAGLDNAKCVQTVTVKPNSTYTLSAWVQGGYAYLGASNTGTGSGSVSTWTPDSAAWKQLTTTFTTGASTTSVEIYTHGWYGTSPYSVDDVSVFGPDGGGGQDPDPVVPGTPAGLAAGTVTSSSVALSWGAVSGATGYKVYRDGGNPQTVSGTSTTVTGLTADTAYQFQVAATNSAGESAKSSAVSARTAKVTDPGPGPNVPKHALTGYWQNFNNGATVQKLRDVQAQYDIIAVSFADATATPGQITFNLDPAVGYASVADFKADVAAKKAAGKSVIISVGGEKGNVTINSDASATAFANSTYALMQEYGFNGVDIDLEHGINSTYLTKALRQLSAKAGSSLVLTMAPQTIDMQNTGTEYFKTALAVKDILTVVNMQYYNSGSMLGCDGKVYSQGSVDFLTALACIQIQGGLAPSQIGLGVPASTRGAGSGYVDPQIVKNALDCLTRLTGCGTFKPAQAWPGVRGAMTWSTNWDATAGNAWSNAVGPHVHNLP; encoded by the coding sequence TCCGCACGGACGCCGCTGGCTCGGCGGAGCCCTCGCGCTCGCCGTCGGCTCCGGGCTCGTCCTCGTCGGCGGCGCCGGCACCGCGCAGGCGGCGGACGTCAACGTCGCCAAGAACGCCGGCTTCGAGAACGGCCTCGCCAACTGGTCCTGTTCCGCCGGGAGCGGCGCCGCCGTCTCCTCCCCGGTCCGCACCGGCGCCGGCGCCCTGCGTGCCACCCCCGCCGGGCTCGACAACGCCAAGTGCGTGCAGACCGTCACCGTGAAGCCCAACTCGACCTACACGCTGAGCGCCTGGGTCCAGGGCGGCTACGCCTACCTCGGCGCGAGCAACACCGGGACCGGCTCCGGCAGCGTCTCCACGTGGACGCCCGACAGCGCCGCCTGGAAGCAGCTCACCACCACCTTCACCACCGGCGCGAGCACCACCTCGGTCGAGATCTACACCCACGGCTGGTACGGGACCTCTCCGTACTCCGTCGACGACGTCAGCGTCTTCGGGCCCGACGGGGGCGGCGGCCAGGACCCCGACCCGGTCGTCCCCGGCACCCCGGCGGGGCTCGCCGCGGGCACCGTCACCTCCTCCTCCGTCGCCCTGAGCTGGGGCGCGGTCTCCGGCGCCACGGGCTACAAGGTGTACCGGGACGGCGGCAACCCGCAGACGGTCAGCGGTACGTCGACGACGGTCACCGGGCTCACGGCCGACACCGCGTACCAGTTCCAGGTCGCCGCGACGAACTCCGCGGGCGAGTCGGCGAAGTCCTCCGCCGTGTCGGCCCGTACGGCCAAGGTCACCGACCCGGGCCCCGGCCCGAACGTGCCCAAGCACGCGCTGACCGGCTACTGGCAGAACTTCAACAACGGCGCCACGGTGCAGAAGCTGCGGGACGTGCAGGCGCAGTACGACATCATCGCCGTCTCGTTCGCCGACGCCACGGCCACGCCCGGCCAGATCACCTTCAACCTCGACCCGGCCGTCGGCTACGCCTCCGTCGCCGACTTCAAGGCCGACGTGGCCGCGAAGAAGGCGGCCGGCAAGTCCGTGATCATCTCGGTCGGCGGCGAGAAGGGGAACGTCACGATCAACAGCGACGCCTCCGCGACCGCCTTCGCGAACAGCACGTACGCCCTCATGCAGGAGTACGGCTTCAACGGCGTCGACATCGACCTCGAGCACGGCATCAACTCCACGTACCTGACCAAGGCGCTGCGCCAGCTCTCCGCCAAGGCCGGTTCGTCGCTGGTCCTGACGATGGCCCCGCAGACCATCGACATGCAGAACACCGGCACGGAGTACTTCAAGACCGCGCTGGCCGTGAAGGACATCCTCACGGTGGTCAACATGCAGTACTACAACAGCGGTTCGATGCTCGGCTGCGACGGCAAGGTCTACAGCCAGGGCTCGGTGGACTTCCTCACCGCGCTCGCCTGCATCCAGATCCAGGGCGGTCTGGCCCCGTCGCAGATCGGTCTGGGCGTCCCCGCCTCCACGCGGGGCGCAGGCAGCGGCTACGTCGACCCGCAGATCGTGAAGAACGCGCTCGACTGCCTGACCAGGCTCACCGGCTGCGGCACCTTCAAGCCGGCCCAGGCCTGGCCCGGGGTGCGCGGTGCGATGACCTGGTCGACGAACTGGGACGCCACGGCCGGCAACGCCTGGTCGAACGCGGTGGGCCCGCACGTCCACAACCTGCCGTAG